The sequence GACAAGCAATTTCCCCTTTATTCAACAGGAGATTGCTGATGTCGACCAGACGCCACAACAGAGAACAGGCCCAGGCCTACCTAGATGCCCTTAAGGGCCACCCCTTCCCAAATTCAGAAAAGCTCTATCTTTCCGGCAGCCGCGACGATCTGCGTGTGGGCATGCGCCAGATCCACCTGACGCCCTCGGTGATTGGTGGTGACCGTGACAACCCCGTCACCCGGGACAATGATTCCATCCCCGTGTATGACACCGCCGGCGCCTACAGCGACCCGGAGTCCGAGCTGGATGTGCGAAGGGGACTGACGCCACTGCGCCGCCAGTGGATCCTGGAGCGCGGTGACACCGAGGAGCTGGCCGGTGCCAGTTCCGATTACACCCAGCAGCGGCTGGCGGATGAGGGGTTTGATCATCTGAGGTTTGAGCACCTGCCCAAGCCCCGTCGTGCCCGCGACGGTAAAAATGTCTCCCAGCTGCACTATGCCCGTCAGGGAATCGTCACCCCTGAGATGGAGTATGTGGCCATCCGGGAGAACCTGGGCCGTGAACGAATTCGCAATGAGATCCTGACTCGTGCCCACCCGGGCCAGAGTTTCGGCGCCAACCTGCCTGAATCCATCACCCCGGAGTTTGTCCGCAGTGAAGTAGCCGCCGGCCGGGCCATCATCCCCGCCAACATCAATCACCCGGAAGCGGAGCCAATGATCATTGGCCGCAACTTCCTGGTGAAGGTCAATGCCAACATAGGCAACTCCTCGGTAAGCTCCTCCATCGAAGAGGAGGTGGAGAAGCTGGTGTGGAGCTGTCGCTGGGGCGCCGACACCGTGATGGACCTCTCTACCGGACGCCATATTCATGAAACCCGCGAGTGGATCATCCGCAACAGTCCGGTGCCCATTGGTACCGTGCCCATCTATCAGGCCCTGGAGAAGGTCAACGGCATCGCCGAGGATCTCACCTGGCCCATCTTCCGTGACACCCTGATTGAACAAGCTGAGCAGGGGGTGGATTACTTCACCATCCATGCCGGCGTGCTGCTGCGTTACGTGCCCATGACCGCCGAACGGGTGACCGGCATCGTCAGCCGGGGCGGCTCCATCATGGCCAAGTGGTGTCTGGCCCACCACAAGGAGAGTTTCCTCTACACCCATTTCGAGGAGATCTGCGCCATCTGCGCCCGTTATGACGTCGCCCTCTCCTTGGGGGACGGCATGCGGCCGGGATCCATCGCCGACGCCAACGATCGGGCCCAGTTTGCCGAGCTGGAGACTCTGGGCGAGCTGACCAAGGTGGCCTGGAAGCACGATGTACAAACCATCATCGAGGGCCCCGGCCATGTGCCCATGCACCTGGTGAAGGTGAATATGGAGAAGCAGCTGGAGGAGTGTTTCGAAGCGCCGTTCTACACCCTGGGTCCCCAGATCACCGACATCGCCCCTGGCTATGATCACTTCACCTCTGGCATCGGCGCGGCGATGATCGGCTGGTACGGCTGCGCCATGCTCTGCTACGTCACCCCCAAGGAGCATCTGGGCCTGCCGGACAAAGAGGATGTGAAACAGGGCCTGATTGCCTACAAGATTGCGGCCCACGCCGCCGACATCGCCAAGGGACACCCGGGTGCCCAAATTCGTGACAACGCCCTGTCTCTGGCAAGGTTTGAGTTCCGCTGGGAAGATCAGTTCAACCTCTCCCTGGACCCGGACACTGCCCGGGCCTATCACGATGCCTCACTGCCTCAGGAGTCGGCCAAGGTGGCCCACTTCTGCTCCATGTGCGGCCCCAAATTCTGTTCCATGAAGATCACCCAGGAGGTACGGGAGTACGCCGCTGCCCACCCTGAGTCCGTATCCGGAGACACTCAGGTGGTCCAGGTGCAGCAGAGCATCGAAGCGGGGATGGCCGCCCAGTCTAAAGCGTTTCGCGACCAGGGCGGCGAGCTCTACCATGCCGTAGAAGGGGAGAGCCCGTGATGACCAAGCCCATCGTCTGGACCATCGCCGGCTCAGACTCCGGCGGCGGCGCGGGCCTGCAGGCGGATCTTCACACCTTCGCCGATCTCGGCTGTCACGGCTGCTCCGTGGTGACCAGCGTCACCGCCCAGAGCTCGGTGGAGGTAACCGCCGTGGAGCGGGTGAGCGACTCGGTATTTCAAGCTCAGCTCGATACCCTGTGGCGGGATCTTCCCGCTGTGGCCATTAAGGTGGGTCTGCTGGCGGATGATGCGCAGATTGAACTGCTGGCCCGCTGGCTTAAGGCGCGTCAGATAAGGGTTCCGGTGATTCTGGACCCGGTGCTGGTGGCGTCCTCCGGAGCCCGTCTCTCAGGAAAAGAGGGGGCGGAGCCCAGGTTCGACCCTCTGTTGCCCCTGGTGGCACTGGTCACCCCAAATGGCGATGAGCTGGCGGCGCTGACCGGCCAGCCCATTCATCGGGCAACCGACGTGACCCAGGCGTCGAGAAACCTGCTGGCTCGCGGAGCCAAGGCGGTCCTGGCCAAAGGGGGTCACTTCGACCAGTTCGAGGGTCGCTGCGTCGATCTCTATCTGAGTGAGCAGCAGTACTTTTTGCTCGACGGCCCCAGAATTGAGACGGACAACACCCATGGCAGCGGTTGTACCCTGTCATCAGCGTTAGCCGCCTTCCTGGCCCGGGGCTATGAGATGCATGATGCCCTGGTGCTGACCCGGGCCTATCTGCACTCTGGCCTGGTACAGAGCCAACAACTGGGGCAGGGGCCGGGACCGCTGGCCAGAACCGGCTGGCCTAACAGCTTTGAGGCGTTTCCCAGTGTGCCTCTGCCTGGCAGTGCCATGGAGAAGGAATTCGGTTTCGAGGGGCCTTATGCAGAGCCCATCGTCCCCTTCGCACCCTGTGATACCCAGGAGCTGGGGCTCTACCCTGTGGTGGACTCCCTGGAGTGGCTGGAAAGGTTGCTG is a genomic window of Ferrimonas sp. YFM containing:
- the thiC gene encoding phosphomethylpyrimidine synthase ThiC codes for the protein MSTRRHNREQAQAYLDALKGHPFPNSEKLYLSGSRDDLRVGMRQIHLTPSVIGGDRDNPVTRDNDSIPVYDTAGAYSDPESELDVRRGLTPLRRQWILERGDTEELAGASSDYTQQRLADEGFDHLRFEHLPKPRRARDGKNVSQLHYARQGIVTPEMEYVAIRENLGRERIRNEILTRAHPGQSFGANLPESITPEFVRSEVAAGRAIIPANINHPEAEPMIIGRNFLVKVNANIGNSSVSSSIEEEVEKLVWSCRWGADTVMDLSTGRHIHETREWIIRNSPVPIGTVPIYQALEKVNGIAEDLTWPIFRDTLIEQAEQGVDYFTIHAGVLLRYVPMTAERVTGIVSRGGSIMAKWCLAHHKESFLYTHFEEICAICARYDVALSLGDGMRPGSIADANDRAQFAELETLGELTKVAWKHDVQTIIEGPGHVPMHLVKVNMEKQLEECFEAPFYTLGPQITDIAPGYDHFTSGIGAAMIGWYGCAMLCYVTPKEHLGLPDKEDVKQGLIAYKIAAHAADIAKGHPGAQIRDNALSLARFEFRWEDQFNLSLDPDTARAYHDASLPQESAKVAHFCSMCGPKFCSMKITQEVREYAAAHPESVSGDTQVVQVQQSIEAGMAAQSKAFRDQGGELYHAVEGESP
- the thiE gene encoding thiamine phosphate synthase, which encodes MTKPIVWTIAGSDSGGGAGLQADLHTFADLGCHGCSVVTSVTAQSSVEVTAVERVSDSVFQAQLDTLWRDLPAVAIKVGLLADDAQIELLARWLKARQIRVPVILDPVLVASSGARLSGKEGAEPRFDPLLPLVALVTPNGDELAALTGQPIHRATDVTQASRNLLARGAKAVLAKGGHFDQFEGRCVDLYLSEQQYFLLDGPRIETDNTHGSGCTLSSALAAFLARGYEMHDALVLTRAYLHSGLVQSQQLGQGPGPLARTGWPNSFEAFPSVPLPGSAMEKEFGFEGPYAEPIVPFAPCDTQELGLYPVVDSLEWLERLLAQGVRTLQLRIKDLSQDEADPLVAKAAAMGRRCGARLFINDYWQLAVKHGAYGVHLGQEDMVEADLAAITGAGLRLGLSTHGYFEILRAAALHPSYIALGHIFPTTTKEMPSQPQGLERLQRYHQLLAGRWPTVAIGGIDHQRAPQVAATGVGSIAVVRAVTQAPDLTRSLEQLWSAYESGQQAREASYAV